A window of Kribbella amoyensis contains these coding sequences:
- a CDS encoding beta-galactosidase encodes MLPSRVLLGTAYYPEYLPRELAGRIGTDLDLMAAAGIGVIRVGESVWSSWEPRDGVFALDWLTPVLDGAAERGIEVLLGTPTYAVPPWLQRAHPEIAAERRTGERVPWGVRQEVDCHQPAFRFHAERVIRRIVEHHRDHPAVTGYQVDNEPGLLLPHNESTFQAFVAELRAEYGDVDTLNEAWGLTYWSHRLSDWSELWRPDGNSTPSYDLAWRRFQARRTTEFIGWQADLVRELRRPGQFVTTCLAYGRAAVADVPLTERLDVASGNVYVHVQDGLDRPAGPQRFEPGWFGRTVPELFLSADRIHASQQRPFLVTETNATSIGGSQLNHPPYDGQLRQLAWAMVARGARLIQYWHWHSIHHGAETYWGGILGHSLQPGRVYREVAAIGAELGRAGEEVAELKPDVDVAVLWSTDSEWALQFQPPLAHPGGVPDQASYRAMVTAFYTGIVDAGLRPGILAAEHLTDPAALAARYPVLIVPAFYVASDDELAVLTEYARAGGHLVLGPRTGYADPEARARTEIAPGPLRDAAGVHYLEYENLLDPQPVNGTVAPGGHATRWADDLVLDDAETLAWYEHPGGGRRPVVTTKRYGEGQVTYVGSVPDPVLARSIAELTAVPAWTGLPESVTAMSAVNPAGRRLWFVHNWSGDPVEVTVPFAVTEVLTEKPVASDESFELAARDVRVLREER; translated from the coding sequence ATGCTGCCGTCACGGGTTCTGCTGGGGACGGCGTACTACCCGGAGTACCTGCCGCGCGAGTTGGCCGGCCGGATCGGGACCGACCTGGATCTGATGGCCGCCGCGGGGATCGGCGTGATCAGGGTCGGCGAATCGGTCTGGTCCAGCTGGGAACCGCGCGACGGCGTGTTCGCGCTGGACTGGCTGACCCCGGTGCTCGACGGGGCCGCGGAGCGGGGGATCGAGGTCCTGCTCGGCACCCCGACGTACGCCGTGCCGCCCTGGTTGCAGCGTGCGCATCCCGAGATCGCGGCCGAGCGCCGGACCGGTGAGCGGGTGCCGTGGGGAGTACGCCAGGAGGTCGACTGTCACCAGCCCGCGTTCCGGTTCCACGCCGAGCGGGTGATCCGGCGGATCGTCGAGCACCACCGCGACCATCCCGCCGTGACCGGGTACCAGGTGGACAACGAGCCGGGCTTGTTGCTGCCGCACAACGAGAGCACGTTCCAGGCGTTCGTCGCCGAGTTACGCGCGGAGTACGGCGATGTCGACACGCTCAACGAGGCGTGGGGCCTGACGTACTGGTCGCACCGGTTGAGCGACTGGTCCGAACTGTGGCGGCCGGACGGCAACAGCACGCCGTCGTACGACCTGGCCTGGCGGCGGTTCCAGGCGCGCCGGACGACCGAGTTCATCGGCTGGCAGGCCGACCTGGTCCGGGAGTTGCGGCGGCCGGGCCAGTTCGTCACCACCTGTCTGGCGTACGGCCGGGCCGCGGTGGCCGACGTGCCGTTGACCGAGCGGCTGGATGTTGCGTCTGGCAACGTTTATGTGCACGTCCAGGACGGGCTGGACCGGCCGGCGGGGCCGCAGCGGTTCGAGCCGGGCTGGTTCGGCCGGACCGTGCCCGAGCTGTTCCTCTCCGCCGACCGCATCCACGCCTCGCAGCAGCGGCCGTTCCTGGTCACCGAGACGAACGCGACGTCGATCGGCGGTTCCCAGCTGAACCACCCGCCGTACGACGGGCAGCTGCGGCAGCTCGCCTGGGCGATGGTGGCTCGGGGTGCGCGGCTGATCCAGTACTGGCACTGGCACTCGATCCACCACGGCGCCGAGACGTACTGGGGCGGGATCCTCGGGCACTCGCTGCAGCCGGGCCGGGTGTACCGGGAGGTCGCCGCGATCGGTGCGGAGCTCGGCCGGGCCGGCGAGGAGGTCGCCGAGCTGAAGCCGGACGTGGACGTGGCGGTGCTCTGGTCGACGGACAGCGAGTGGGCGCTGCAGTTCCAGCCGCCGCTCGCGCATCCGGGTGGCGTGCCTGACCAGGCGTCCTACCGGGCGATGGTGACGGCCTTCTACACCGGCATCGTCGACGCGGGGCTGCGACCGGGGATCCTGGCGGCCGAGCATCTCACCGATCCGGCCGCGCTGGCCGCTCGGTACCCGGTGCTGATCGTGCCCGCGTTCTACGTCGCCTCCGACGACGAGCTCGCCGTGCTGACCGAGTACGCGCGGGCCGGTGGCCATCTCGTTCTTGGTCCACGCACGGGGTACGCCGATCCGGAGGCGCGGGCGCGGACCGAGATCGCGCCGGGGCCGCTGCGGGACGCGGCCGGGGTGCACTACCTCGAGTACGAGAACCTGCTCGACCCCCAACCGGTCAACGGCACCGTGGCTCCCGGCGGACACGCGACGCGCTGGGCCGACGACCTGGTCCTGGACGACGCGGAGACGCTGGCCTGGTACGAGCATCCCGGTGGTGGTCGCCGACCTGTAGTCACCACGAAGCGGTACGGCGAGGGGCAGGTCACGTACGTGGGGTCTGTGCCTGATCCCGTCCTGGCTCGGTCGATCGCCGAGCTGACGGCGGTCCCTGCGTGGACGGGCCTGCCGGAGTCGGTGACGGCGATGTCCGCGGTGAATCCGGCGGGCCGGCGGCTGTGGTTCGTCCACAACTGGTCGGGCGATCCGGTCGAGGTGACCGTGCCGTTCGCGGTGACCGAGGTGCTGACCGAGAAGCCGGTGGCGTCTGATGAGTCGTTCGAGCTGGCGGCCCGGGACGTCCGTGTCCTGAGAGAGGAACGCTGA
- a CDS encoding TRM11 family SAM-dependent methyltransferase — MEQLAAEELAAAQHRVIDLSRRQLVIEPHDATVVTSPPRLADDLFLIHDAVPDPGHTRQALADAVPAIQLTGEPADFAVTASFQGRRNFNRYDIEDLVGERLRELTGGRYHSRREGVTPPVDRVDWRVVLDGKTLWVGRRPFAVPLHRREWRRHTVTGSLHPPVAAAIARLGRLAPGLQVLDPFCGAGTLLLEAHAVEPGATYRGIDRQPAAIAAARANTPYGAEIAWQEGDARQVRGSVDRILTNPPWDVRLGIGPLGPYLRQWRRVLRPDGLLVAIVNHEQAERIGGDAAWQILDEYDVAVAGQHPRILVAGLRQRGVTKVR; from the coding sequence TTGGAGCAGTTGGCGGCCGAGGAACTGGCCGCTGCCCAGCACCGTGTGATCGACCTGTCCAGACGGCAACTCGTCATCGAACCCCACGACGCGACGGTCGTCACCAGTCCACCCAGGCTGGCCGACGACCTGTTCCTGATCCACGATGCGGTCCCTGATCCGGGGCATACCCGGCAGGCGCTGGCCGACGCCGTCCCCGCGATCCAGCTGACCGGTGAGCCGGCCGACTTCGCGGTGACGGCGTCGTTCCAGGGCCGGCGCAACTTCAACCGGTACGACATCGAGGACCTTGTCGGCGAGCGACTCCGCGAGCTCACCGGCGGTCGGTACCACTCACGTCGCGAGGGCGTGACGCCGCCGGTCGATCGCGTCGATTGGCGCGTCGTCCTCGACGGCAAGACGCTCTGGGTCGGGAGGCGGCCCTTCGCCGTTCCGTTGCACCGTCGCGAGTGGCGCCGGCACACGGTGACCGGCAGCCTGCACCCGCCGGTGGCCGCGGCGATCGCGCGGCTGGGACGCCTGGCGCCGGGCCTCCAGGTCCTCGACCCGTTCTGCGGTGCCGGCACGTTGCTGCTGGAGGCGCACGCCGTCGAACCGGGGGCGACGTACCGCGGGATCGATCGGCAGCCGGCCGCGATCGCGGCGGCGCGGGCGAACACACCGTACGGCGCGGAGATCGCTTGGCAGGAAGGAGATGCGAGGCAGGTGCGGGGATCGGTGGACCGGATCCTCACGAATCCACCATGGGACGTCCGGCTCGGGATCGGCCCTCTCGGCCCGTACCTGCGGCAGTGGCGCCGGGTCCTTCGCCCGGACGGCCTGCTCGTGGCGATCGTGAACCACGAGCAGGCTGAGCGGATCGGCGGGGACGCCGCCTGGCAGATCCTCGACGAGTACGACGTCGCGGTCGCCGGGCAGCATCCCCGGATCCTGGTGGCCGGACTCCGTCAGCGCGGGGTGACGAAGGTGAGGTAG
- a CDS encoding glycoside hydrolase family 28 protein, whose amino-acid sequence MNPSRRRILGLGLSGVVATGIGSGLLAPVAAVADSDREQSLRSRIRPPRFPDRWFPITEYGATPDDATAGIAAAIQACNAAGGGHVVVPAGVWQTGAIQLLSHVDLHLEEGSTLRFSTDPADYPLVRTRWQSVEVYNFSALIRAEDQTDIAITGSGTLDGAGDNEHWWYLIGSGQYGWKKGMPNQRADWAELERMNNEQVPLEQRVFGQGHYLRPSFIQPFRCRNVLIEGVTVRDSPMWTIHPLECGNVTVKDVKVHNLGPNGDGCNPESCTDVLIRGCTFETHDDCIAIKSGRDADGRRLGLPSRGIIVEDCTFLSGGAAVAIGSEMSGGIEDVWVRRLWMPADPAADEAFQQWVLCVKSTSTRGGYVRNINVHDVDCRAWTYRPLEITFSYQGGGNQTLFPDVRDIRFDDVRVARAERAYRIVGVESMPIRSVAVTNSRFDVVEAEAVVQYADDVMIRNVRIGDTRVG is encoded by the coding sequence ATGAACCCCAGCCGCCGCCGGATCCTCGGCCTCGGTCTCTCCGGAGTGGTTGCCACAGGCATCGGATCGGGCCTGCTGGCACCGGTCGCCGCGGTCGCGGACAGCGACCGCGAGCAGTCCCTGCGGTCCCGGATCCGGCCGCCGCGGTTCCCGGACCGCTGGTTCCCGATCACCGAGTACGGCGCCACGCCGGACGACGCCACGGCGGGAATCGCCGCCGCGATCCAGGCGTGCAACGCGGCCGGCGGCGGGCACGTCGTCGTTCCGGCCGGGGTCTGGCAGACCGGCGCGATCCAGCTGCTGAGCCACGTGGACCTGCACCTGGAGGAAGGGTCGACGCTGCGGTTCAGCACCGACCCGGCCGACTACCCGCTGGTCCGGACCAGGTGGCAGAGCGTCGAGGTGTACAACTTCTCGGCGCTGATCCGGGCCGAGGATCAGACCGACATCGCGATCACCGGGTCCGGGACCCTGGACGGCGCCGGCGACAACGAGCACTGGTGGTACCTGATCGGCAGCGGCCAGTACGGCTGGAAGAAGGGCATGCCGAACCAGCGGGCCGACTGGGCCGAGCTGGAGCGGATGAACAACGAGCAGGTCCCGCTCGAGCAGCGGGTCTTCGGCCAGGGGCACTACCTGCGGCCGAGCTTCATCCAGCCGTTCCGCTGCCGGAACGTGCTGATCGAGGGAGTCACCGTGCGGGACTCGCCGATGTGGACGATCCACCCGCTGGAGTGCGGCAACGTCACCGTCAAGGACGTCAAGGTGCACAACCTCGGCCCGAACGGCGACGGCTGCAACCCGGAGTCGTGTACCGACGTCCTGATCCGTGGCTGCACCTTCGAGACCCACGACGACTGCATCGCGATCAAGTCCGGCCGGGACGCCGACGGCCGCCGGCTCGGGCTGCCGTCGCGCGGCATCATCGTCGAGGACTGCACGTTCCTCAGCGGCGGCGCCGCGGTCGCGATCGGCAGCGAGATGAGCGGCGGGATCGAGGACGTCTGGGTCCGCCGGCTGTGGATGCCCGCCGACCCGGCCGCCGACGAGGCGTTCCAGCAGTGGGTGCTGTGCGTGAAGTCCACCTCCACCCGCGGCGGGTACGTGCGCAACATCAACGTGCACGATGTGGATTGCCGCGCCTGGACGTATCGTCCGTTGGAGATCACGTTCAGCTATCAGGGCGGCGGCAACCAGACGTTGTTCCCGGACGTGCGCGACATCCGGTTCGACGACGTCCGGGTGGCGCGGGCGGAGCGGGCGTACCGGATCGTCGGTGTGGAGTCGATGCCGATCCGTTCGGTCGCGGTCACGAACAGTCGTTTCGACGTGGTCGAGGCGGAAGCTGTCGTACAGTACGCCGACGACGTGATGATCCGGAACGTACGGATCGGCGACACCCGAGTGGGGTGA
- a CDS encoding glycoside hydrolase family 2 TIM barrel-domain containing protein: MYYEDLEPGTGRREPRAWLHSSAPVLSLNGEWRFKLSAGPAEAPADVMTPEFADDGWDELTVPGHWVLQGHDRPRYTNTAFPFPIDPPRTPAANPTGDHRHWFELPADWPDARTILRFEGVDSCFKVWLNGVELGTSKGSRLPSEFEVGAHLRPGRNLLVVRVHQWSSGSYLEDQDMWWLPGIFRDVTLRSRPADGIEDVFVHADFDHVTGAGTIKVDCVSTGPARVLVPELGLDLAPGESVTVPAVEPWSAEIPRLYDASVVTPGETVSLRIGFRTVTIVDDQLTVNGRPLFFRGVNRHEHDQYRGRAVSEETMRQDLVLMKQHNVNAVRTAHYPPHPAFLDLCDELGLWVIDECDIETHGFIYTDWVGNPVDDPAWAPMLLDRMRRTVERDKNHPSIVIWSLGNESHRGRVLGDLAAWTRERDPGRALFYERDRSYAFSDFYSLMYTPLDELERIGSRTEEVPEETADHPELEARRRALPFVLCEYAHAMGNGPGGLADYQRVFEKYPRLQGGFVWEWIDHGLLLPGATDHVYGGAFGEKVHGANFCLDGLLFPDRTPSPGLIEYKKVIEPVRISGAGSLTIENLRSFAPLDDLEFVWSEEVDGVEMRSGRLEVPAIEPGASAELPLPVEAAVPVEPAADGAGERWLTVRAVLAKDEPWAAAGHEVAWAQFPLPAHSAQPGELAEPARAADPAQPATAAVRRQPERSGDGLRLGGGEFDARTGQLTRLFGLPTDGPRLDLWRAPTDNDNGQGGRNATVTAWRAAGLDRLEHRVDQVEVTDHELTVRTRVAPDGLGHGVRTTYHWTANDDALSLTVAVVPDGPWNGSAITQPCENWPRLGVRMSLPSSLDTVRWFGGGPGEAYADSRAAARVTRHTRTVDGLQTPYVVPQENGSRIDVRWAELTDADGNGIRVEGAPYFQLTARRWTTEDLEQAKHRSDLTPHDRLYVNLDLAQNGLGSASCGPAATADHTLDVAAYTFGLTWRQFGGR; the protein is encoded by the coding sequence ATGTACTACGAGGACCTCGAGCCGGGGACCGGTCGCCGCGAGCCGCGGGCTTGGCTGCACTCGTCCGCTCCGGTGCTCAGCCTGAACGGCGAGTGGCGTTTCAAGCTGTCCGCGGGACCGGCCGAGGCGCCCGCCGACGTGATGACGCCCGAGTTCGCCGACGACGGCTGGGACGAGTTGACGGTGCCCGGGCACTGGGTACTGCAGGGGCACGACCGGCCGCGGTACACGAACACCGCCTTCCCGTTCCCGATCGACCCGCCGCGGACCCCGGCGGCCAACCCGACCGGGGATCACCGGCACTGGTTCGAGCTGCCGGCGGACTGGCCGGACGCGCGAACGATCCTGCGGTTCGAGGGCGTCGACTCCTGCTTCAAGGTCTGGCTGAACGGCGTGGAGCTGGGGACGTCCAAGGGCAGCCGGTTGCCGAGCGAGTTCGAGGTCGGCGCGCACCTGCGACCCGGGCGCAACCTGCTCGTGGTCCGGGTCCACCAGTGGTCCTCGGGCAGCTACCTGGAGGACCAGGACATGTGGTGGCTGCCCGGGATCTTCCGGGACGTGACCCTGCGGAGCCGGCCGGCCGACGGGATCGAGGACGTCTTCGTCCACGCGGACTTCGACCACGTCACCGGCGCCGGCACGATCAAGGTCGACTGTGTCAGCACGGGGCCGGCCCGTGTGCTCGTCCCCGAGCTCGGCCTCGACCTCGCGCCGGGGGAGTCGGTGACCGTTCCCGCGGTCGAGCCGTGGTCGGCCGAGATTCCCCGGTTGTACGACGCGTCCGTGGTGACGCCGGGGGAGACGGTTTCGCTGCGGATCGGCTTCCGGACGGTCACGATCGTGGACGACCAGCTCACCGTCAACGGCCGGCCGCTGTTCTTCCGGGGCGTCAACCGGCACGAGCACGACCAGTACCGGGGCCGCGCGGTCAGCGAGGAGACGATGCGGCAGGACCTCGTGCTGATGAAGCAGCACAACGTGAACGCCGTCCGGACCGCGCACTACCCGCCGCATCCCGCGTTCCTCGACCTGTGCGACGAGCTGGGCCTGTGGGTGATCGACGAGTGCGACATCGAGACGCACGGGTTCATCTACACCGACTGGGTCGGCAACCCGGTCGACGATCCGGCCTGGGCGCCGATGCTGCTGGACCGGATGCGCCGGACGGTGGAGCGGGACAAGAACCACCCGAGCATCGTGATCTGGTCGCTGGGCAACGAGAGTCACCGCGGCCGCGTCCTCGGTGACCTCGCGGCATGGACCCGGGAGCGTGATCCGGGCCGGGCGCTGTTCTACGAACGCGATCGCAGCTACGCGTTCTCCGACTTCTACAGCCTGATGTACACCCCGCTCGACGAGCTGGAGCGGATCGGCAGCCGGACCGAGGAGGTCCCCGAGGAGACCGCCGACCACCCCGAGCTGGAGGCGCGACGGCGGGCACTGCCGTTCGTGTTGTGCGAGTACGCGCATGCGATGGGCAACGGGCCGGGCGGGCTGGCCGACTACCAGCGCGTGTTCGAGAAGTACCCGCGGTTGCAGGGCGGGTTCGTCTGGGAGTGGATCGACCACGGGCTGTTGTTGCCCGGTGCAACGGATCACGTGTACGGGGGTGCCTTCGGGGAGAAGGTGCACGGGGCGAACTTCTGCCTGGACGGGCTGCTGTTCCCCGATCGGACGCCGTCGCCGGGGTTGATCGAGTACAAGAAGGTGATCGAGCCGGTCCGGATCAGCGGGGCCGGGTCGCTGACGATCGAGAACCTGCGGTCGTTCGCGCCGCTGGACGACCTGGAGTTCGTCTGGTCCGAGGAAGTGGACGGGGTGGAGATGCGGTCCGGCCGGTTGGAGGTACCCGCGATCGAGCCGGGCGCGTCGGCCGAACTGCCGCTGCCGGTCGAGGCGGCGGTGCCGGTCGAGCCGGCCGCCGACGGGGCGGGGGAGCGCTGGCTGACGGTACGGGCGGTCCTCGCGAAGGACGAGCCCTGGGCCGCGGCCGGCCACGAGGTCGCGTGGGCCCAGTTCCCACTGCCCGCCCATTCCGCTCAACCCGGTGAGCTCGCCGAGCCGGCCCGGGCGGCCGACCCCGCTCAGCCCGCCACGGCCGCCGTGAGGCGGCAGCCGGAGCGGAGTGGGGACGGGTTGCGGCTCGGTGGGGGTGAGTTCGACGCGCGGACCGGGCAGCTGACGCGGCTGTTCGGATTGCCGACCGACGGTCCTCGGCTGGACCTGTGGCGCGCGCCGACCGACAACGACAACGGCCAAGGCGGCCGGAACGCGACGGTCACCGCCTGGCGAGCGGCCGGCCTCGACCGGCTGGAGCACCGCGTCGACCAGGTCGAGGTGACCGACCACGAACTGACCGTTCGGACCCGCGTCGCTCCCGACGGACTCGGCCACGGGGTCCGGACGACGTACCACTGGACCGCGAACGACGACGCGCTGAGCCTGACGGTGGCGGTCGTCCCCGACGGTCCGTGGAACGGGTCGGCGATCACGCAACCCTGCGAGAACTGGCCGCGTCTCGGCGTCCGGATGAGCCTGCCGAGCAGCCTGGACACGGTGCGCTGGTTCGGCGGCGGACCTGGTGAGGCGTACGCCGACAGCCGCGCGGCCGCTCGGGTCACGCGGCACACCAGGACCGTCGACGGTCTGCAGACGCCGTACGTCGTCCCGCAGGAGAACGGATCACGGATCGACGTCCGCTGGGCCGAACTGACCGATGCCGACGGCAACGGGATCCGGGTGGAGGGCGCGCCGTACTTCCAGCTCACCGCGCGACGCTGGACCACCGAGGACCTGGAGCAGGCCAAGCATCGCTCGGATCTGACCCCGCACGACCGCCTGTACGTCAACCTGGACCTGGCCCAGAACGGTCTCGGCTCCGCGTCCTGCGGTCCGGCCGCGACCGCGGACCACACGCTCGACGTCGCGGCGTACACGTTCGGGCTGACCTGGCGACAATTCGGTGGCCGCTGA
- a CDS encoding LacI family DNA-binding transcriptional regulator yields MTESGRVRLIDVAREAGTSVSTVSRALNGSELISPQVVAHVRAVADELGYRADRRAQEFKLGRPRTVGVTVPDLANPFFSEVLKGLAAAARTDGHRLLIGESGEDPEEELRLVEEIADHSAALVLCSSRLTRGGLEKALALPVPVVCINRTVKNAGAVAIDYRAASRLLLDHLTGLGHRRILYVGGPASSWSDAERRRTLRRTARSLDVTLDEMEGGWSGRHGYEAGPTVVGSRATAVITFNDLVGVGLLSWLHDNGVDVPAELSVASYDDIPIAAYSRPPLTSLRNERARLGELAWKQLAGRLAGAEWPRPDLLAPELVARASTGPARRRVRIRAHG; encoded by the coding sequence GTGACGGAGAGCGGACGGGTCCGGCTGATCGACGTGGCGCGCGAGGCGGGCACGTCGGTCTCCACCGTGTCGCGGGCGCTGAACGGGTCGGAGCTGATCTCGCCGCAGGTGGTGGCGCACGTCCGCGCGGTCGCCGACGAGCTCGGGTACCGCGCGGACCGGCGGGCGCAGGAGTTCAAGCTCGGCCGGCCGCGGACCGTCGGCGTGACCGTGCCGGATCTGGCCAACCCGTTCTTCTCCGAGGTACTGAAGGGGCTCGCCGCGGCCGCTCGGACGGACGGTCACCGGCTGCTGATCGGTGAGAGCGGCGAGGATCCCGAGGAGGAGTTGCGGCTGGTCGAGGAGATCGCCGACCACTCCGCCGCCCTGGTGCTCTGCAGTTCGCGGCTCACCCGCGGCGGTCTGGAGAAGGCGCTCGCGTTGCCCGTCCCGGTGGTGTGCATCAACCGGACGGTGAAGAACGCGGGCGCCGTCGCCATCGACTACCGAGCCGCGAGCCGGCTCCTGCTCGACCACCTCACCGGGCTGGGACACCGCCGCATCCTGTACGTCGGCGGCCCGGCCTCGTCCTGGTCCGACGCCGAGCGCCGTCGCACGCTGCGCAGGACGGCGCGTTCGCTCGACGTCACGCTGGACGAGATGGAAGGCGGCTGGTCCGGCCGGCACGGGTACGAGGCCGGCCCGACCGTCGTCGGCAGCCGGGCGACCGCGGTGATCACCTTCAACGACCTGGTCGGCGTGGGCCTGCTCAGCTGGTTGCACGACAACGGCGTCGACGTCCCGGCCGAGCTGTCGGTGGCGTCGTACGACGACATCCCGATCGCGGCGTACTCCCGGCCGCCGCTCACCTCGTTGCGGAACGAGCGCGCCCGGCTCGGCGAGCTGGCCTGGAAGCAGCTGGCCGGACGGCTGGCCGGTGCCGAGTGGCCGCGGCCGGATCTGCTCGCGCCGGAGCTGGTGGCCCGGGCGAGTACCGGGCCGGCGCGTCGGCGGGTCCGGATCCGCGCGCACGGCTGA